A stretch of DNA from Rothia mucilaginosa:
GGGTTGGAGTCGAATTCCTGGACGAGGGTGCTGACGGCTTGGGATTGGGTGCGGTCTGCGTCGATGTTGGTCCACCAAAGCTGCCATGCGACGAAGAGGAGCAGTACGACTCCGATGGTGATGAGGAGTTCGCCTGTAATCTGAATGACCCAGTGCAGCACGCTGCGGGGGCGGCGCTCTGCGGTGGGTGCCGTTCCTTGACTCATGCGGTCTCCTTTGTCTTCTGGGTTATGTATGTTCTTGGGCGCCGGGTGGCGTTCCTTATCTTTCAACGCGGGGAGAAGGTGAAATCATCCCGTAAGTCTGCAAAGATAGGTGTGAACATATATTTTTAGGTTACCCATACAACAATAAGCGGAGGAAGTATGTCGACCAACTCGGCTAAGGCATCGTCCAAGAAGAAGTCTCAGAAGTCTGCTAAGTCTGAGGTGGAGGATGCAAGCGAGCTGCGTCTGCGTGAGATTGCTCGTGAGATGGAGAGCGGCACGCAGCTGAAGGAGCAGACTCCGTTGTGGTACCGCGTGATTATGTTCTCGCTGTTGGCGGTGGGCATTCTGTGGATTATTGTTTTCTACATTACGCAGGGCCTGTTCCCGATTCCTGATTTGGGTATGTGGAATGTGAGTATTGGTGTGGGCGCCATGATGGTGAGCATGCTGATGATGACTCGCTGGCGTTAGAGTTTAGACGTTAAGACTTAGGCGTTAGAGCTTATAGAGAGGCGGCCATCCCGTGTGGGGTGGCCGCCTCTCTATATGTTTGGAAGTACCGGGGTTTAGGGAGCCTCTACGGTATTTTTCTGGCCTGAAACGCTGTCCGGAAGATCGCGGTCATGGCGACCATGATGAGCAGTTCGGTGAGGGTTTGGGTGAGTACGGTTGCACTCATGAGTTTTGCTTCGGGGTTGCCGTTGTATGCCAGACGTTGTGCACAGAGCGCTACGACGGGGTAGATGATGAGGGCGTTGCGGGTGACGGCGCTGAAGGTTAAGGAGATACGTTCGGGTCGGCTCATGGCTCTACTCAGGAACCATGCGGCGACTCCTGCGAGGATAGCGTAGGTAAGGTAGAGTCCGGCGAGCCGGGGAATGAGCTGCATTTCGTTCAGTACCGCCGGGGTGTAGGCGGAGCACATGAGCGCAAGAAGCAGGCACATGAGGGGAATCATTGCGGTATCGCTCATGCTACGTACGCGTTCGTAGGCTTGTCGGCGTTGCGGTGAGCGGGCTGACCAGCGTTGTGCGAGGTAGGCGGCTACTAGGGGTAGGATGAGCGGTGTGAGGCTGAGGTAGCTTTCAGCGGGGAGGGGGAATATTTCTCCCACTACCCTCGTATCCAATATTCCTATATATGCATACACACTAGTCCATATAGGAATAAAAATAAATTGGGCACCAAGTAGATAGGGTGTTGCCGCTAGCAAACCTCGATATTCCCCTCCAGCAATACACGTAAAAACCACAACGTAATCCACGCATGGAGCCAGCAAAACAATCACTGCAGCTAGAGCAACGGGGCCACCCTCGGGAATAAAGAGGGAGACCAGGGGCGCAACGAGAATCGGGGTTCCAAAGGTAGCCGCCAGCACGACCGTACAAGCGAGCCTCTTATGCTGACCAACGCTCATGCCGGTGAGAGGCATGAGAGCAAAGTTGGTCCACAGTAGTGCGCCAAGCGCGTAAGGCACGAGCTGTTCAGAGGCGTAACTCCATCCGTTCAAACCCGCGCAGGCAACCCCCACGATCATGGAGCCGAGGTAGAGAGCCACCTGGTGGCGTTCCATAAAGCTCACGGAAGTCGTCCTCTTCTAGTAGATCAGGTCGCCTCGTGCTGCTTCGTGGACGCGGCGGGTTACGGTTTCCATGACGGGCGAGTTAATGTTCCAGCGCTGCCAGTAGAGGGGAAATTCTACGGGGGTTGCGGCAAGCTTCATGAGGTGCCCGCTTGCGAGTTCTTCGGCGCATTGCGCCTCAGGAATGAGGCCCCAGGCGATACCGGAGCTGACGGCGCGCGCATAGTCCGGGGATGAGGGAATGTAGATGGTGGGGCTTTGGGTGAAGGTTTCTTCAGCGTCCAGTCCTACTTCTTGTTCAATGAGGACTCGCGCTACGTCCTGCACGAAGTCTTTGCGGTCGTATTCGACGACGGGGGCACGATTGAGCTCTTCGCGGCTTACGCGCTTGGGCCAGCCGGGTAGGTATAGCTGCACGTAGTCGGGGGTGGCAACGCACCAGTAGCGTGCCACACCGAGGGTTTCGACGGAACAGCCGGGGATTTTTTCGGGTTTGGAGGTGATGACTGCCATGACTTCTCCGGATCGGAGCATGGCGGAGGAGTGGAATTCACCTTCTCGTCGCAGGTCGCAGAAGATGCTGTCTTCTCGACTGAGGGTTCCTACGGCGTCGAGGAACCAGGTGGCGAGTGAGTCGGCGTTGACGGCAACGGAGACGCTCTGGAAGCCGCCGGCACCCATGAGTTCACGTTCCATTTCTTGCTGCAGGAATTCGCTCTGGCGAGCGATGCGCAGCACGCTTTGCCCCGCGTCAGTAGGGGTGACGGGGTTACTTCGGCGCAGCAGGACCTTTCCGGCAATCTGTTCCATGGCTTTGATGCGCTGGGAGATGGCGGAGGGGCTCACCCGCAGAATATCTGCTGCCGCGTCGAAGGTGCCGTATTCGATGACGGTGGCGAAGGTGGTGAGCTGGTCGGTACTGAAACGTGTCATAAGAATATCTTACGCAGTGTGAAAATATTTAGATAGATTTAGGGTCCTTTTTCCCGTATTCTCGTCTCTGACGCTTCACACCTCAGCTAACGCAGGCTTTATCCCTGCGTCGTATGCTTTTGCCTGGCAAGCTGGTACTAGAAGGAGCCACCACCCGCAATATCTGCAAAGCCCATACCGTTTGGTCCACATAGAAAGTTTCACAATGTCCACTTCCCTGTCCCTGCTGTTTCTGGGTGCTACCACCACGAT
This window harbors:
- a CDS encoding cell division protein CrgA; the encoded protein is MSTNSAKASSKKKSQKSAKSEVEDASELRLREIAREMESGTQLKEQTPLWYRVIMFSLLAVGILWIIVFYITQGLFPIPDLGMWNVSIGVGAMMVSMLMMTRWR
- a CDS encoding ArgP/LysG family DNA-binding transcriptional regulator is translated as MTRFSTDQLTTFATVIEYGTFDAAADILRVSPSAISQRIKAMEQIAGKVLLRRSNPVTPTDAGQSVLRIARQSEFLQQEMERELMGAGGFQSVSVAVNADSLATWFLDAVGTLSREDSIFCDLRREGEFHSSAMLRSGEVMAVITSKPEKIPGCSVETLGVARYWCVATPDYVQLYLPGWPKRVSREELNRAPVVEYDRKDFVQDVARVLIEQEVGLDAEETFTQSPTIYIPSSPDYARAVSSGIAWGLIPEAQCAEELASGHLMKLAATPVEFPLYWQRWNINSPVMETVTRRVHEAARGDLIY